In Listeria cossartiae subsp. cossartiae, one genomic interval encodes:
- a CDS encoding DUF5068 domain-containing protein yields MKKRIIILAVLVVLLIGGVVVGVYANGNSAKDNETKTTAKKTTSTPKKTTDTKKTEPTKDSVTDDKGVVTKGSSDVEKNAPAKSNGSSTDTSTPAFSLSATGFKTSNVSSVLGGTVTTTYLSSSPSFEKIFEYLTIEVNQYKVEHVVGANKSVSASNPESYLANKNGYVITLDLSIKNTSSKDKMYKADQITLVGANEFVGGSLDNFVPSNFHLIGSKADPNIFTAGKTARGLLTFTMTEDVYNDLAADSKIGVPNPDKFDASVSAANAGDDVVVTFPVK; encoded by the coding sequence ATGAAAAAACGTATAATTATTCTCGCAGTATTAGTGGTACTTCTTATCGGAGGCGTTGTAGTCGGCGTTTATGCAAATGGAAACTCTGCAAAAGACAATGAAACAAAAACAACAGCTAAAAAAACCACATCTACACCAAAGAAAACAACCGACACGAAGAAAACCGAACCAACAAAAGATTCCGTAACAGATGATAAAGGCGTAGTCACAAAAGGAAGTTCAGATGTAGAAAAAAACGCACCAGCAAAAAGCAACGGTAGTTCGACAGATACATCGACACCAGCCTTCTCGTTATCTGCCACAGGATTCAAAACATCCAATGTATCTTCTGTTCTAGGTGGTACAGTCACAACAACTTATTTATCAAGTTCTCCTTCATTCGAAAAAATCTTTGAGTATTTAACCATTGAAGTTAATCAATACAAAGTAGAACATGTTGTTGGAGCTAATAAATCCGTTAGTGCCAGTAATCCAGAAAGTTATTTAGCAAACAAAAATGGCTATGTTATCACATTAGATCTCTCCATTAAAAATACGTCTTCCAAAGATAAAATGTATAAAGCAGACCAAATTACACTAGTTGGCGCCAATGAATTCGTTGGAGGAAGCCTAGATAATTTTGTCCCTTCTAATTTCCATCTTATTGGAAGTAAAGCTGATCCGAACATTTTCACCGCTGGAAAAACAGCTCGTGGACTATTAACTTTCACAATGACAGAAGATGTATACAACGATTTAGCAGCTGACTCAAAAATCGGCGTTCCAAACCCTGATAAATTTGATGCAAGCGTTTCTGCAGCTAATGCAGGCGATGATGTTGTTGTTACCTTCCCAGTAAAATAG
- a CDS encoding FtsW/RodA/SpoVE family cell cycle protein — MFKRILKSYDYAFIALFVVLCLFGLIMIYSASWSLAIGKGLPADYFYARQVKNFIVSFIFFILFALLPFKIYQNNKVLMLIVFGSIGVLLLIFLVGKTVNNANSWLVLGPRSLQPGEFAKLAVIIYMSAIYAKKQSYIDDFNRGVLPPIFFLAFVCFLIAIQPDTGTAFIIFLVGCCIIIASGMRLRTIMKLIGIGLGIIVGLSLILFALPDNIRNEIVSPTKVARITTFMNPFEYADKEGHQLINSFYAIGSGGVSGQGLGESVQKLGYLPEAHTDFIIAVVAEELGVFGVMFIILALFFIIFKTITTGLRAKDPFASLMCYGIASLIAIQAFINLGGASGLIPLTGVTLPFISYGGSSLMVLSMMLGIVANISMFTKYQRVYKSDGSKQEQPKRQRRR, encoded by the coding sequence ATGTTTAAACGAATTTTAAAATCTTATGATTATGCCTTTATTGCGTTATTTGTCGTGCTATGTTTATTTGGCTTGATTATGATTTATAGTGCCAGCTGGTCTTTAGCGATTGGTAAAGGGTTGCCAGCAGATTATTTTTATGCACGTCAAGTAAAGAACTTTATAGTTAGTTTTATTTTCTTTATTCTTTTCGCTCTTTTACCTTTTAAAATTTATCAAAATAATAAAGTGTTAATGTTAATTGTATTTGGTTCAATTGGTGTGTTATTACTTATTTTCTTAGTTGGTAAAACTGTAAATAATGCCAATAGTTGGCTTGTTCTAGGGCCTCGTTCGCTGCAACCAGGGGAATTTGCTAAATTAGCAGTCATCATTTATATGTCGGCCATTTATGCGAAGAAACAAAGTTATATAGATGATTTTAACCGCGGTGTCTTGCCGCCAATTTTCTTTTTAGCCTTTGTATGTTTCTTAATTGCGATTCAACCAGATACAGGGACGGCGTTTATTATTTTCTTAGTTGGTTGTTGTATTATTATTGCTTCTGGAATGCGACTCCGAACAATTATGAAATTGATTGGGATAGGGCTAGGCATTATTGTCGGTCTCAGCCTCATTTTGTTTGCATTACCTGACAACATCAGAAATGAAATTGTTTCTCCAACAAAAGTAGCTCGGATTACAACCTTTATGAATCCGTTCGAATATGCCGATAAAGAAGGGCATCAGTTGATTAATTCGTTTTATGCGATTGGTTCTGGTGGCGTTTCTGGGCAAGGCCTCGGGGAAAGTGTGCAAAAACTAGGTTACTTACCGGAAGCGCATACCGATTTCATCATTGCTGTCGTGGCAGAAGAATTAGGTGTATTCGGTGTGATGTTTATTATTTTGGCGCTGTTCTTCATTATTTTTAAAACAATCACAACTGGGCTCAGGGCGAAGGATCCATTTGCCTCATTAATGTGTTATGGTATTGCCAGTTTGATTGCGATTCAAGCGTTTATTAATTTAGGTGGCGCGAGTGGGCTTATTCCGCTGACGGGGGTAACGCTTCCGTTTATTAGTTATGGTGGTTCGTCCTTAATGGTACTATCGATGATGCTTGGTATTGTAGCAAATATATCGATGTTTACTAAATATCAACGTGTCTATAAATCAGATGGCTCCAAACAAGAGCAACCTAAGCGACAAAGAAGACGATAA
- a CDS encoding YlaN family protein — translation MANKKIDHREEAVELLKQDAKRILQLIKVQMDNLTLPQCPAYEEVLDTQMYGLSREINFATRLGLIEPEEGKKLMSTLEKELSALHELSMSKK, via the coding sequence ATGGCAAACAAAAAGATAGATCACAGAGAAGAGGCAGTGGAGCTTTTAAAACAAGACGCAAAACGCATCTTACAGTTGATTAAAGTCCAAATGGATAATCTAACATTACCGCAATGTCCAGCATATGAGGAAGTTCTTGATACACAAATGTATGGTTTATCACGTGAAATCAACTTTGCAACCCGCCTAGGATTAATCGAACCAGAAGAAGGCAAGAAACTAATGTCTACGCTGGAAAAAGAATTGTCCGCTTTACATGAACTGTCCATGAGTAAAAAATAA
- a CDS encoding YlaI family protein — protein MNAKCILCESVDELDNREFKTKQLRNKPIRMYLCPECEHRVAINTISRVNSGHFNFHKPVVMSNSELKNLIEGNAK, from the coding sequence TTGAATGCAAAATGTATCTTATGCGAAAGTGTAGATGAGCTAGACAATCGCGAATTTAAAACGAAACAATTACGCAATAAACCTATTAGAATGTATTTATGTCCTGAATGTGAACATCGAGTAGCTATTAATACTATCAGTCGCGTTAATTCTGGCCATTTCAATTTTCATAAACCAGTAGTAATGTCGAATAGTGAGTTAAAGAATTTAATAGAAGGTAATGCAAAATAA